From one Nonomuraea polychroma genomic stretch:
- a CDS encoding NACHT domain-containing protein produces the protein MSKRLSYADAAKLLGGRSTVVEALDKATGGLLLAATGGGSELAVSLFDAKGELAKLSGELVKGLADRLRGLSRYDRTERLAAAQRVLVLTAYFDAVRQAELPFDHAKLRLGAAAEVTVATGRTWEGGLGRLARILLDTDIPSHSPRDRRDTMPRSLRRYYGSLGDDLLAYLSEQPAWASAPEAARERFARALREQVPEAALRHYGELFTRLAGDFPEVAYWAARLDHEATRSELRRLGIGLTDFGRVLEAIASGRAPDERRQALTRRYRRQLERPIVAMGDIPEGLVIPSLETAYVNPRYRVVPVIRADRLDEESWWAQHEVRDDLQGFLIGHLTSRHAVEAPLVVLGQPGSGKSVLTKILAARLPATDFMAVRVVLREVPADADLQSQIEHAIRDATGEQLSWPSLVRAAGDALPVVLLDGFDELLQATNIGQSDYLEQVVRFQEREADQGRPVAVIVTSRTAVADRARIPPGGAVALRLEPFNNQQVSRWLEIWNAANAAYFSAQGLSPLPMAAVYRQPHLASQPLLLLMLALYDVGDDALRAEGPELGSAELYERILVRFAEREIGKSAPGLEGDALRSAVEKELLRLSVAAFAMFNRGRQWATEEELSRDLTALLGAPPPPPPQGFAAPTTPGQQVVSRFFFVRRCRFQRRWGRGHLLGRDRNADRLERQGRQQLRPRHRNRDRLGPLLLTPFHEAWRSGLDSGRHASSAYIVPSQIIRSRTTWVG, from the coding sequence ATGTCGAAGAGACTCTCCTACGCCGATGCGGCCAAGCTGCTCGGTGGTCGAAGCACCGTGGTCGAGGCGTTGGACAAGGCGACGGGAGGGCTTCTGCTGGCCGCGACGGGCGGCGGTAGCGAACTGGCGGTCAGCCTGTTCGACGCCAAGGGGGAGCTGGCCAAGCTGAGCGGCGAGCTGGTGAAGGGGCTCGCGGACCGGTTACGTGGTCTGAGTAGATATGACCGGACTGAGCGGCTTGCGGCGGCGCAGCGGGTGCTCGTTCTCACCGCGTACTTCGACGCGGTGCGACAAGCCGAGCTGCCCTTCGACCACGCCAAGCTGCGCCTGGGCGCGGCGGCCGAAGTGACGGTGGCGACCGGCCGCACGTGGGAGGGTGGTCTCGGCAGGCTCGCGAGAATTCTGCTGGACACGGACATCCCCAGCCACTCCCCACGCGATCGCCGGGATACGATGCCCCGGTCGCTTCGCCGGTACTACGGCTCGCTCGGCGACGACCTGCTCGCGTACCTCTCGGAGCAACCGGCGTGGGCGAGCGCGCCGGAGGCCGCCCGCGAACGCTTCGCCCGAGCCCTGCGCGAGCAGGTGCCGGAGGCGGCGCTGCGTCACTACGGCGAGCTGTTCACCCGCCTGGCCGGCGACTTCCCCGAGGTGGCCTACTGGGCCGCGCGGCTCGACCACGAGGCGACCAGGAGCGAGCTGCGCCGGCTCGGCATCGGGCTCACCGACTTCGGCCGCGTGCTCGAGGCCATCGCCTCCGGCCGGGCGCCCGACGAACGCCGTCAGGCGCTGACCCGCCGGTACCGCAGGCAGCTGGAGCGGCCCATCGTGGCCATGGGCGACATCCCGGAGGGGCTGGTCATCCCGTCGCTGGAGACCGCGTACGTCAATCCGCGTTACCGGGTGGTGCCGGTGATCCGCGCGGACCGGCTCGACGAGGAGTCCTGGTGGGCTCAGCACGAGGTCAGGGACGACCTGCAGGGTTTCCTCATCGGGCACCTGACGTCCCGGCATGCGGTGGAGGCGCCGTTGGTGGTGCTGGGCCAGCCGGGTTCGGGCAAGTCCGTGCTCACCAAGATTCTTGCCGCCCGGCTGCCCGCGACGGACTTCATGGCCGTGCGTGTCGTGCTCAGGGAGGTGCCGGCCGACGCCGACCTGCAGAGCCAGATCGAGCACGCGATCCGCGACGCGACCGGCGAGCAGCTGTCCTGGCCATCCCTGGTGCGAGCGGCCGGTGACGCGCTCCCCGTCGTCCTCCTCGACGGGTTCGACGAGCTGCTCCAGGCGACCAACATCGGCCAGAGCGACTACCTGGAGCAGGTCGTACGTTTCCAGGAGCGCGAGGCCGACCAGGGCAGGCCCGTCGCCGTCATCGTCACCAGCCGCACCGCGGTGGCCGACCGGGCACGGATCCCCCCGGGCGGCGCCGTGGCGCTACGCCTGGAGCCCTTCAACAACCAGCAGGTGAGCCGCTGGCTGGAGATCTGGAACGCGGCCAACGCCGCCTACTTCTCCGCCCAAGGGCTGTCGCCGTTGCCGATGGCGGCGGTGTACCGCCAGCCGCACCTGGCCTCCCAGCCGTTGCTCCTGCTCATGCTCGCGCTCTACGACGTGGGCGATGACGCGCTGCGGGCGGAGGGCCCGGAGCTGGGCTCGGCCGAGCTGTACGAGCGCATCCTGGTGCGCTTCGCCGAGCGCGAGATCGGCAAGTCGGCGCCCGGCCTGGAAGGCGACGCGCTGCGCTCCGCCGTGGAGAAGGAGCTGCTGCGCCTGTCGGTGGCCGCGTTCGCGATGTTCAACCGGGGCCGTCAGTGGGCGACCGAGGAGGAGCTGAGCCGCGACCTCACCGCGCTGCTCGGCGCGCCTCCCCCGCCCCCGCCGCAGGGCTTCGCCGCGCCCACGACACCGGGGCAGCAGGTCGTCAGCCGCTTCTTCTTCGTCAGGCGGTGCCGATTTCAACGCCGATGGGGTCGGGGACATCTTCTCGGCCGCGACCGGAACGCTGACCGTCTGGAACGGCAAGGGCGCCAACAACTTCGGCCCCGCCATCGAAATCGGGACCGGCTGGGCCCCCTACTTCTAACCCCATTCCACGAGGCATGGCGATCGGGACTCGATTCCGGTCGTCATGCCTCTTCGGCGTATATCGTCCCTTCGCAGATAATCCGCAGCAGGACCACTTGGGTAGGCTGA
- a CDS encoding dienelactone hydrolase family protein: MRQQVRIPLPDGSSLAATVALPEGTAPATGWPGAVVVHEIYGVEPDMLNVLDLFADHGYAAVLPDLYSHGTRIGCLARAMQQFVTGRPGRPTADIDATRQWLADREDVDGSRLGVIGFCMGGGFALAYAASTPPGVRAASVNYGAVPRDQGELRAVCPVVGSYGGRDGGFRSHGTRLQEHMRALSIEHDVEIYPAAGHSFMTDGHHPIAKLALFPLRHGLVRPAADDAWRRTFDFFDKYVADHQ, translated from the coding sequence ATGAGACAACAGGTGCGCATTCCCCTGCCGGACGGCAGTTCGCTGGCCGCGACCGTGGCACTGCCGGAGGGGACCGCACCCGCGACCGGATGGCCGGGGGCGGTGGTCGTCCACGAGATCTACGGCGTCGAGCCGGACATGCTGAACGTGCTGGACTTGTTCGCCGACCATGGATACGCGGCGGTCCTGCCGGATCTGTACAGCCACGGCACCAGGATCGGCTGCCTGGCACGGGCCATGCAGCAGTTCGTGACCGGGAGGCCGGGGCGGCCGACCGCCGACATCGACGCGACCCGGCAATGGCTGGCCGACCGCGAAGACGTGGACGGCAGCAGGCTCGGTGTGATCGGATTCTGCATGGGTGGCGGATTCGCCCTCGCGTACGCGGCAAGCACGCCACCCGGCGTGCGAGCCGCGTCGGTGAACTACGGCGCGGTCCCCCGCGACCAGGGCGAGTTGCGGGCGGTGTGCCCGGTCGTGGGCTCTTACGGCGGTCGCGACGGAGGCTTCCGGTCGCACGGCACCCGGCTGCAGGAGCACATGCGGGCGCTCAGCATCGAGCACGACGTCGAGATCTACCCGGCCGCCGGGCACTCCTTCATGACCGACGGCCACCACCCCATCGCGAAACTCGCGCTGTTCCCGCTGCGTCACGGCCTCGTCCGCCCGGCGGCGGACGACGCATGGCGGCGCACCTTCGACTTCTTCGACAAATACGTCGCCGACCACCAGTAG
- a CDS encoding PadR family transcriptional regulator, with protein MSTGHVLLGLLVERPKHGYELKKEHDHRLAGAKPLAYGQVYATLQRLERDGYAEVAETQQEGGPERTVYAITDSGRAELAQWLNTVEPPAPYVASSLFARVAVAGKAADGYLARQREAHLARMRELTAAKASGAPAQVLAADYALQHLDADLRWIETAISRLKEEKDA; from the coding sequence ATGTCAACCGGTCACGTGCTGCTCGGCCTCCTCGTCGAGCGCCCGAAGCACGGCTATGAGCTCAAGAAGGAGCACGATCACCGCCTGGCCGGCGCCAAACCGCTCGCGTACGGGCAGGTCTACGCGACGTTGCAACGGCTGGAACGCGACGGCTACGCGGAGGTGGCGGAGACGCAGCAGGAGGGCGGACCCGAGCGGACCGTCTACGCGATCACCGACAGCGGCCGGGCAGAGCTGGCCCAGTGGCTGAACACCGTGGAGCCACCGGCGCCATATGTTGCCAGCTCGCTGTTCGCGCGCGTCGCCGTCGCGGGAAAGGCCGCTGACGGGTACCTCGCGCGGCAGCGTGAGGCGCATCTGGCCCGCATGAGGGAGCTGACCGCCGCGAAGGCGTCCGGCGCGCCGGCCCAAGTGCTGGCGGCGGACTACGCGCTTCAGCACCTCGACGCCGACCTGCGCTGGATCGAGACCGCGATTTCGCGGCTGAAGGAGGAGAAGGATGCTTGA
- a CDS encoding ABC transporter ATP-binding protein gives MAALESREHSGDGPSLRKSAVLLALRYYCGELKRQWRVAVPALTLPAMGNICLFYLAPLAVAGLVGHLAEGGDGTVTALLPYVLGFGGCLLAGEALWRVGLHFLNRTDARGIERLGVVGMDELLTKDAAFFHDNFAGSLTKRVLGFSARFEEFADTLTFSIMAKLVPLAFASVVLWQYHPLLVVVLVGLIIVTGFLVAPLIRRRQALVDEREAAKVLVSGHVADVLANMETVRAFAAEDREATEHRARVAEQGRLSLRSWDYGNLRVDTVVAPLSVLTSAVGLLLAVALRGGLGVEAIVVTFSYYTTTISIMFEFNQIYRRIESVLTEAAQFTELLLVPPTVVDPADPQPLRPADASIRFERVRFGYAGGAPLFEDLDLDIPSGTKIGLVGQSGGGKSTLTRLLLRLMDVDGGRILIGGQDITRLRQADLRSLIAYVPQEPAMFHRSVRDNIAFARPGATDAEILRAARAAHVTEFAESLPDGFDTLVGERGVKLSGGQRQRLALARAILRDAPILLLDEATSALDSESEILVQEALWHLMQDRTALVVAHRLSTVVRMDRLVVLNRGHVVEQGTHNELLQAEGPYARLWRHQSGGFLVDDDTPDALHR, from the coding sequence ATGGCTGCGCTCGAATCACGCGAGCACTCCGGGGATGGTCCATCTCTACGAAAGTCGGCGGTCCTGCTGGCACTGCGCTACTACTGCGGTGAGCTCAAGCGTCAGTGGCGAGTCGCGGTGCCCGCGCTGACGCTGCCGGCGATGGGCAACATCTGCCTCTTCTACCTGGCGCCGCTGGCGGTCGCCGGGCTCGTGGGGCATCTGGCCGAAGGCGGGGACGGCACGGTCACCGCGTTACTGCCCTATGTGCTCGGATTCGGCGGCTGCCTCCTTGCGGGCGAGGCGCTGTGGCGGGTGGGACTGCACTTCCTCAACCGTACGGACGCCCGGGGCATCGAGCGACTCGGCGTGGTGGGCATGGACGAGTTGCTCACCAAGGACGCCGCGTTCTTCCACGACAACTTCGCCGGCTCGCTGACCAAACGGGTGCTGGGATTCTCCGCCAGGTTCGAGGAATTCGCCGACACGCTGACATTCTCGATCATGGCCAAGCTGGTGCCGCTGGCCTTCGCTTCGGTCGTGTTGTGGCAATATCACCCGCTGCTGGTCGTCGTCCTCGTGGGCCTCATCATCGTGACCGGCTTTCTCGTCGCTCCGCTCATTCGCCGTCGCCAAGCGCTGGTCGACGAACGTGAGGCGGCCAAGGTGCTGGTGTCGGGCCACGTCGCCGATGTGCTGGCCAACATGGAGACGGTTCGCGCGTTCGCCGCCGAAGATCGCGAAGCCACCGAACATCGGGCCAGGGTTGCCGAGCAGGGCAGGCTGTCGCTCCGCTCCTGGGATTACGGCAACCTCCGGGTGGACACCGTCGTCGCCCCGCTGTCCGTCCTCACCAGTGCCGTGGGCCTGCTCCTCGCCGTGGCACTCCGGGGAGGCCTGGGCGTGGAGGCCATCGTGGTGACGTTCTCCTACTACACGACCACGATCAGCATCATGTTCGAGTTCAACCAGATCTACCGGCGCATCGAGAGCGTGCTCACCGAAGCCGCCCAGTTCACCGAGTTGCTCCTCGTGCCGCCGACCGTGGTCGATCCGGCCGATCCGCAGCCGCTGCGCCCGGCCGACGCGAGCATACGCTTCGAGCGGGTGAGATTCGGCTACGCCGGCGGCGCGCCCTTGTTCGAGGATCTGGATCTCGACATTCCCAGCGGCACCAAGATCGGGCTGGTCGGCCAGTCAGGCGGTGGCAAGAGCACCCTCACCCGGCTGTTACTGCGCCTCATGGACGTCGACGGAGGCCGGATCCTGATAGGCGGCCAGGACATCACCCGGCTGCGCCAAGCCGACCTGCGCAGCCTCATCGCCTACGTCCCTCAGGAACCCGCCATGTTCCACCGGTCGGTGCGGGACAACATCGCCTTCGCCCGGCCGGGGGCCACGGATGCCGAGATCCTCCGGGCCGCGCGGGCGGCGCACGTCACGGAGTTCGCCGAGTCTCTGCCGGACGGATTCGACACCCTGGTCGGCGAGCGTGGCGTCAAGCTCTCCGGCGGCCAGCGGCAACGCCTGGCCCTCGCGCGCGCCATTCTGCGCGACGCCCCCATCCTGCTGCTGGACGAGGCCACCAGCGCCCTCGACTCCGAGAGCGAAATCCTCGTCCAGGAAGCCTTGTGGCACTTGATGCAGGACCGCACCGCGCTCGTGGTCGCGCACCGCTTGAGCACCGTCGTCCGCATGGATCGGCTTGTCGTGCTCAACCGGGGACACGTCGTGGAGCAGGGCACCCACAACGAATTGCTCCAGGCCGAAGGCCCGTACGCACGGCTCTGGCGTCACCAGTCCGGTGGCTTCCTGGTTGACGACGACACCCCGGACGCGCTCCACCGTTGA
- a CDS encoding acetyltransferase, whose protein sequence is MIRDGRYEGESGGISVTLRVDAGGSGVISADVFRVVSGGLRYLASARTAPGTKVALDDGKWPAIWQAGPANKTTGSLALAPAEDGGVSVTFTLDAALNGLPVQTEIVIPAEHKDVALRELGLEIELEEDAPAPSAVIFQGVERTVNGCLGAAGFAVKEIGRQTSIPAGIAGAWDDSLLYTMLSDLMLITGEASLRARAWELHLLLLSRAAIPGLAGVMFDAEGLLQRQGAAVFTSGFQGATRDQKIIRTVVHELGHALNLAHRFERAVGRADSTSFMNYDWRYRGGGHELDYWRDFAFTFDADELAFLRHGPLMSLIPGGEPFHSVRYWADGTGGHSPYAREVPFDGHRLTLTAPAAGTTFAFGQPVFLKVTLENRTTANLEVERWVLDPKSGPLEILVRRRADPPEEATAFTPIAQRCMAAMDSTAKLVIPPAGSLSNNVNLTFGSAGFTFAEPGEYDITPVLGIYGRDPAGEPVQWVSTGESLRIRISPPQDVAEEREAEVLRTPDVGAWFALGGSDALASAREALEAVRERRQAEAGVHDPVVAAIVRTAALDAARPSVRLQDHEFVRRDGNPQQAADLLAGLDSQALRTFDPYTAQQTAALADRYRSAAEQ, encoded by the coding sequence ATGATCAGGGACGGACGCTACGAAGGTGAGAGCGGCGGCATCTCGGTCACGCTGCGGGTGGACGCCGGCGGCTCCGGCGTGATCAGCGCGGACGTGTTCCGGGTCGTATCAGGCGGCCTCAGATACCTGGCGTCGGCGCGCACCGCACCCGGCACCAAGGTGGCGCTCGACGACGGGAAATGGCCGGCGATCTGGCAGGCCGGTCCGGCGAACAAGACGACGGGATCGCTGGCCCTCGCCCCGGCGGAGGACGGCGGCGTGTCGGTCACGTTCACCCTCGACGCCGCGCTGAACGGGTTGCCCGTCCAGACCGAGATCGTCATCCCGGCCGAGCACAAGGACGTCGCGCTGCGCGAGCTGGGCCTGGAGATCGAGCTGGAGGAGGACGCTCCCGCGCCGAGCGCGGTGATCTTCCAAGGCGTGGAGCGCACCGTCAACGGCTGCCTGGGGGCCGCCGGGTTCGCGGTCAAGGAGATCGGGCGGCAGACCTCCATCCCCGCCGGGATCGCCGGAGCGTGGGACGACTCCCTGCTCTACACCATGCTGAGCGATCTCATGCTCATCACCGGCGAGGCGTCGCTCCGCGCCAGGGCGTGGGAGCTGCACCTGCTCCTGCTGTCCCGGGCGGCCATCCCTGGACTCGCCGGCGTGATGTTCGACGCCGAGGGCCTGCTCCAGCGGCAGGGCGCGGCGGTCTTCACCTCCGGGTTCCAGGGGGCGACCAGAGACCAGAAGATCATCAGGACCGTCGTGCACGAGCTCGGGCACGCGCTCAACCTCGCGCACCGCTTCGAGCGCGCGGTCGGCCGGGCCGACTCGACCTCCTTCATGAACTATGACTGGCGGTACCGGGGCGGCGGCCACGAGCTGGACTACTGGCGCGATTTCGCGTTCACCTTCGACGCCGACGAGCTGGCGTTCCTCCGCCACGGGCCGTTGATGTCGCTCATCCCCGGAGGCGAGCCCTTCCACTCGGTTCGTTACTGGGCCGACGGGACCGGCGGGCACTCGCCGTACGCACGGGAGGTCCCGTTCGACGGTCACCGCCTGACGCTCACCGCCCCGGCGGCGGGGACGACCTTCGCCTTCGGCCAGCCGGTGTTCCTCAAGGTCACCCTGGAGAACCGCACCACGGCGAATCTGGAGGTGGAGCGCTGGGTGCTCGACCCGAAGAGCGGCCCGCTGGAGATCCTGGTACGCCGCCGCGCCGATCCGCCGGAAGAGGCGACCGCGTTCACCCCGATCGCCCAACGGTGCATGGCCGCCATGGACTCCACCGCCAAGCTCGTCATCCCGCCCGCCGGGTCGCTCAGCAACAACGTCAACCTCACCTTCGGCTCGGCCGGCTTCACTTTCGCCGAACCCGGCGAATACGACATCACGCCGGTCCTCGGCATCTACGGCCGCGATCCGGCGGGCGAGCCCGTCCAGTGGGTGTCCACGGGGGAGTCGCTGCGCATCCGCATCTCGCCTCCGCAGGATGTGGCGGAGGAGCGCGAAGCCGAGGTGCTGCGGACACCGGACGTGGGCGCCTGGTTCGCCCTCGGCGGCAGCGACGCCCTCGCCTCGGCGAGGGAAGCGCTGGAGGCGGTACGCGAGCGCCGCCAGGCGGAGGCCGGGGTCCATGATCCTGTCGTCGCGGCGATCGTACGGACGGCCGCACTCGACGCCGCCCGCCCGTCGGTCCGGCTCCAGGACCACGAGTTCGTCCGCCGCGACGGCAACCCCCAGCAGGCCGCCGACCTGCTGGCCGGCCTCGACAGCCAGGCGCTGCGCACCTTCGACCCTTACACCGCCCAGCAGACGGCCGCGCTCGCCGACCGGTACCGGAGCGCCGCCGAGCAATAG
- a CDS encoding ABC transporter ATP-binding protein → MLEARGLVKSYGKTRALTGVSLEVAEGEIVAITGPSGSGKSTLLHCLAGIIRPESGEVVLDGRRIDTLAEGELTKLRRESFGVVFQFGGLVPELTAAENIALPMLFNRHGRQESMTVAADWLSRLGLSDCADQRPGELSGGQLQRVALARALATGPRVLFADEPTGALDTLGGEQVMSALLDTARTGRTTVVLVTHDNRVAAYADREIALRDGAVLAGINQ, encoded by the coding sequence ATGCTTGAGGCCAGAGGCCTGGTGAAGTCGTACGGCAAGACCAGGGCGCTGACAGGCGTCTCCCTCGAGGTCGCGGAGGGCGAGATCGTCGCGATCACCGGGCCGAGCGGATCGGGCAAGTCGACGTTGCTGCACTGCCTGGCCGGGATCATCCGCCCGGAGTCCGGCGAGGTCGTCCTGGACGGCAGGCGGATCGACACGCTGGCCGAGGGCGAGCTGACCAAGCTCCGCCGCGAGAGCTTCGGCGTGGTCTTCCAGTTCGGCGGGCTGGTGCCCGAGCTCACCGCAGCGGAGAACATCGCCCTGCCCATGCTGTTCAACCGGCACGGCAGGCAGGAGTCGATGACCGTCGCGGCGGACTGGCTGTCGCGGCTGGGGTTGTCCGACTGCGCCGATCAGCGGCCCGGCGAGCTGTCCGGGGGTCAGCTGCAGCGAGTGGCACTCGCGCGTGCGTTGGCGACCGGCCCCCGCGTGCTGTTCGCCGACGAGCCCACGGGCGCGCTGGACACGCTGGGCGGCGAGCAGGTGATGAGCGCACTGCTCGACACGGCGCGCACCGGCCGTACCACCGTGGTTCTGGTCACTCACGACAACCGGGTGGCCGCCTACGCCGACCGGGAGATCGCCCTGCGCGACGGCGCCGTTCTGGCGGGGATCAACCAATGA
- a CDS encoding MerR family transcriptional regulator, with the protein MRIGDLAREAGVSPRMLRYYEEQGLLRSQRSSGGHRRYADDSPATVRNIRGLLAAGLPTHLIREILRCVEGPSLADLHPCVRRYLDEQLSELDARISGLQQSRSALASLIQTTAA; encoded by the coding sequence ATGAGGATCGGTGATCTGGCTCGGGAGGCCGGGGTCAGCCCCCGCATGCTGCGCTACTACGAGGAGCAGGGCCTGCTGCGTTCGCAGCGCAGCAGCGGAGGACACCGCCGGTACGCCGACGACTCGCCCGCCACCGTCCGCAACATCCGAGGGCTGCTCGCGGCCGGCCTGCCCACGCACCTGATCCGCGAGATCCTCCGCTGCGTCGAGGGCCCGAGCCTGGCCGATCTGCACCCGTGCGTGCGCCGTTACCTGGACGAGCAGCTCAGCGAGCTGGACGCCCGGATCTCCGGGCTCCAGCAGAGCCGCTCCGCGCTCGCGTCCCTCATCCAGACGACCGCCGCCTGA
- a CDS encoding aldo/keto reductase → MSEKLIKANHDNILLGGDLPVRRIGYGTMRLADGPDSPRGGEALIWRPPADRAAALAVLRRAVDLGVNLIDTADAYALGGGEELVAEALHPYRDGVAVATKVGVLRPSPTEWVPLGHPAYLRQQAELSLRRLRVERIDLLQLHRIDTDVPLADQIGALKELRDQGKVRHIGLSEASVEQLREAAQIVPIVSVQNMYNLVTRHHDPVVDYAATNGIAFIPFFPVAMGAHASPDGPVAAVARELGATPAQAALAWLLHRSPTVVPIPGTTSPAHLEENVAALDLTLTGAQFARLDQAGG, encoded by the coding sequence ATGAGCGAGAAACTGATCAAGGCCAATCACGACAACATCCTGCTGGGCGGCGATCTTCCGGTGCGCCGGATCGGTTACGGGACCATGCGGCTGGCGGACGGCCCCGACTCCCCGCGCGGGGGCGAGGCGCTCATCTGGCGGCCCCCGGCCGACCGGGCCGCCGCGCTCGCGGTGCTGCGCCGGGCTGTGGACCTGGGCGTCAACCTCATCGACACCGCCGACGCGTACGCGCTGGGCGGTGGCGAGGAACTGGTCGCCGAGGCGCTGCACCCCTACCGCGACGGCGTGGCCGTCGCGACCAAGGTCGGCGTGCTCCGGCCGTCCCCCACCGAGTGGGTGCCGCTCGGCCACCCCGCCTACCTGCGACAGCAGGCAGAGCTGAGCCTGCGCCGCCTGCGTGTCGAGCGGATCGACCTGCTCCAGCTGCACCGCATCGACACCGACGTGCCGCTCGCCGACCAGATCGGCGCGCTCAAAGAGCTGCGGGACCAGGGCAAGGTACGGCACATCGGGCTGTCGGAGGCGTCGGTGGAGCAGCTCCGCGAGGCAGCTCAGATCGTCCCGATCGTCAGCGTGCAGAACATGTACAACCTCGTCACCCGGCACCACGATCCGGTGGTCGACTACGCGGCGACCAACGGCATCGCGTTCATCCCGTTCTTCCCCGTCGCGATGGGCGCGCACGCGAGTCCGGACGGCCCCGTCGCGGCGGTGGCGCGGGAGCTCGGCGCGACCCCGGCGCAGGCGGCGCTGGCCTGGCTGCTGCACCGCTCGCCGACCGTCGTCCCCATCCCCGGAACGACCTCGCCGGCGCATCTGGAGGAGAACGTCGCCGCGCTGGATCTCACGCTGACCGGCGCGCAGTTCGCCCGGCTGGACCAGGCCGGCGGGTAA
- a CDS encoding arginase family protein — protein sequence MLTVVEVPQWQGSMSPTAPRLVEGASRLAAMVPAARHVRVDTGGTLAETADRVRQALPQDGFTVTVGGDCAVDLEPVAAALRRYGDRLNLVWFDAHGDMNTPATSPSGAFHGMILRTLQGEGPSDLVPSPALRPDQIALAGTRSLDPAEADYIRRAGIGGLSTIDDDAVLYIHVDLDVLDGITSVGYPEPGGLSPEALTEAIATLAARHEIVGLCITEYAPSDPRDEEMLRHLVPELVRLCSGRRTP from the coding sequence ATGCTGACTGTCGTTGAGGTTCCCCAGTGGCAGGGGTCAATGTCGCCCACGGCGCCCAGGTTGGTCGAGGGCGCCTCCCGCTTGGCCGCAATGGTTCCCGCGGCCCGGCACGTCCGGGTGGACACCGGAGGCACTCTTGCCGAGACCGCCGATCGGGTCCGGCAGGCGTTGCCCCAAGACGGCTTCACGGTCACGGTCGGCGGGGACTGCGCCGTCGACCTCGAACCGGTCGCGGCGGCGCTGCGCCGGTACGGCGACCGCCTGAACCTTGTATGGTTCGACGCCCATGGCGACATGAACACCCCCGCCACGTCTCCGTCCGGCGCCTTCCACGGCATGATCCTGCGTACGCTCCAGGGCGAAGGCCCCTCCGACCTGGTGCCTTCACCTGCGCTGCGCCCGGATCAGATAGCCCTGGCCGGCACGCGCTCGCTGGATCCCGCGGAGGCCGACTACATCCGCCGGGCCGGCATCGGCGGCCTGTCCACCATCGACGACGACGCAGTCCTCTACATCCACGTAGATCTTGACGTCCTGGACGGCATCACGTCCGTCGGCTACCCGGAACCTGGCGGTCTGTCCCCGGAGGCGCTGACCGAGGCGATCGCCACCCTGGCCGCTCGGCACGAGATCGTCGGCCTGTGCATCACCGAATACGCGCCCTCGGACCCGCGGGACGAGGAGATGCTCCGGCACCTGGTGCCCGAACTCGTGCGGCTGTGCAGCGGCCGTAGAACACCCTGA
- a CDS encoding LysR family transcriptional regulator, translating into MLDPARLRLLREFAERGTMTAVAEVCGMTSSAVSQQLATLEREAKVPLFERAGRRVRLTAEGQRLVRHAHIVLNALDAAEEDLRSASTPRGPVRVACFATAAVHRLLPAIAAARTRHPGLHVIVYELEPREAVEALRNGSCDLGISFTYSVIPEDPPPGVSRRLLGVEPILIALPAHHPAATGEVDLRVLREEQWIAGSQGTTDHEMLDRACALAGFRPNVIHTADDYALALRMVREGLGVGLVPELVATVVGVPDGVLLRPISTIEITRTTHALLRTASPAVNAVLKLLGG; encoded by the coding sequence ATGCTGGATCCCGCCAGGCTGCGCCTGCTGCGTGAGTTCGCCGAACGCGGCACGATGACCGCCGTGGCCGAGGTCTGTGGCATGACCTCGTCCGCCGTGTCGCAGCAACTCGCCACCTTGGAACGCGAGGCCAAGGTGCCGTTGTTCGAGCGTGCCGGGCGCCGTGTCCGCCTCACGGCCGAAGGGCAGCGCCTCGTCCGGCACGCGCACATCGTCCTGAACGCCCTGGACGCCGCGGAGGAAGACCTCCGCTCGGCCTCGACCCCGCGGGGACCCGTCCGGGTGGCCTGCTTCGCCACCGCCGCGGTCCACCGCCTGCTGCCCGCCATAGCCGCCGCCAGAACCCGCCATCCCGGCCTCCACGTGATCGTCTACGAGCTCGAACCCCGCGAGGCGGTCGAGGCGCTCCGCAACGGCAGCTGCGACCTCGGGATCAGCTTCACCTACAGCGTCATCCCCGAGGACCCTCCCCCTGGAGTCTCCCGGCGGCTCCTCGGCGTCGAGCCCATCCTGATCGCCCTTCCCGCACACCACCCCGCCGCGACCGGCGAGGTGGATCTGCGCGTGCTGCGTGAGGAGCAGTGGATAGCGGGCTCCCAGGGCACCACCGACCACGAGATGCTCGACCGTGCCTGCGCCCTGGCGGGCTTCCGTCCGAACGTCATCCACACGGCCGACGACTACGCCCTGGCCCTCCGCATGGTCCGCGAGGGTCTGGGCGTCGGCCTGGTCCCGGAACTGGTCGCCACGGTGGTCGGCGTTCCCGACGGCGTCCTGCTCCGCCCGATCTCCACGATCGAGATCACCCGGACCACCCACGCGCTGCTCCGCACGGCGAGCCCGGCCGTCAACGCGGTGCTGAAGCTGCTGGGCGGCTGA